TCACGTAAGTCATTATCGTACTGAATAAAGTTTGGCAATGATCGTAAAATTCTTGCGGCGTCTTGTTACTTTGAGTGGCTAAAGAGAGGTCATTGTACAGAGCCGTTTCGTCCCGTTGATCGGAAAAGTTATTGATAAGGGCAGTACGAATACCTAACCAACTATCAGGTATCCCGTTGGAATTGATTGTGCATGCAGCGGGTCctgttattttattcaatatgcCATTTATTAAGCAAAGATTGGAAAATTCGCTGCCTGGGGTGTtactcaaatattttactgctaACTGATCACAAACGTTAATGAACCTTGTCAGAACGTTGGGATTCCCATCGAAATCCGGGACTAGGCGGAGGGCCTTGAATATCGTGTCTGGTTCGTGAGACATTTCGTCAAACGAGTTATTTAAACTTtgatttaaatctatatttctaCTATTATCTAATTGACACTGGCGAGCCTGACGGGATTCAGACTCGCGGAGACTATTGGCTCTAGGGTGATAAATCTTGAAGTTGTAAGATTAACACACAAAGGATAATATAAGGATCTAAAACACTATGATAAAAGGAAAGCAACACGAGATCAATTCAAGTGTACTCACATATATTTCATTCTGGTTCTCTCCGTGAATCGAGTTCTGGATTCTCCTCCTGGTCTGCAGCAGGTCCGTAGATTCAGGATACTCGTTGATGGAATCTTGACAGCTTCCCGGGCGACTCGCGACGCGATTTAGAAAGATCTACTCTCGCGAACCGGCCCGCGAgtatcctaccgactgcgccaaatACGTTAGCTGCGATCGGAGGATCGAAAAAAAACCGAATATACttataaaagatttaattagaaattagaaaattacatgaaatacttataattaaaacaagatGAGACCTAATCGAAGTATGATTAtggaatgataaaataatgaactaCAGTTTTTAGGAAAATGTCGATTGACGTCACTTTCACTAATTGCACTTCGGACCATTGCACTAATGTAGGGCAGCAAGTCAGCGATCTTCATACTGGGCGACAGCGTAATtcacgcttctcgaaaataaataaataatcaagcagaaatagtaaaataataaattcttctATTATACTTGATTTTTCGGTACCCTGTGTTCTAGTGATTAGTGGGGGTcgttatttaaactttatttgagttttaatttaattttaatttaatattttatttttatttttaattttactataatttttaattagtttttgacttatgtttttgattttaattgtgtgtaattgtgtattttaatttaaactttggacaattggacactgtctgtataattattttaaattattttttttattcaaaggatcttaaaaagttacatagttgttgtgataacgcatgattggtttggtgtcatgtcataaatgttagttatacacaaaatacaggcttataagtcttcgcaggtggcgttatagttatgagacggtaatagaattaagtatgaatattactttattctattagcgaccgtaaaaaaaaaacagtaaccagctaaaatatctactttaatgaagacgtgatcagtgaagtatcatttctattacgttttaatttatatcaaatagatactaattagaatttaacaggtttttataaaatctattgtcatacattattagagatattctttaatgttcattgcagttttatgccaaacctatgacaataaacgtatggcgttaattgatttaattatgtgaaatattcttatgaatcgatcaagacaaAAAAAtcgaggttaaatgcgtaattaaatatataaatactaaaataaaaaacgttatcaaaattctaacaacgccatgggtcgttattaggaaccaaattatgaaaagtgtttctattaccgcccttatttaaaattgtatttaagctaCAAAAATACAGCCAGAGGGCTAtgttgagggtttattaaggaaactaaagtacgaattaatattatCATGCAAAAACATATTGGTACACTCATTttgaatgtgttaaaatcgctaattaataacaaggtgcaccttaagtagctgggagcgcgtcagtatgaaaagtgcgtccgttgcgggcgcgtctcatttaatgtcaaataactccatttactggttatttacgaacacaaactttaatcattttgatagtcaataaacatatctagatattttttagctaacgtgttttctggaacctgttattatgtcttttatgaaagaaagaaaaatagggcggtaataggatacaaattttggggggtcgttaataggcgcacttacgttacttaataaaaacaaaacaacatcagagttcatttgtttatttttaacaattacCATTGTCAACATTATAAAATCAGTAATAAATAGTGAGATTACTTACTTAATCTAATATCTACACGATATTACACGATTTCacaaacttattaatattatgGCAAAGTGATTTAACAACTTTATTGTCTAAAATACTGCTCAgttcataaaagtacctacaaaattgataaaaacatttgattcaatatggtattttaattttggtaaattaattttattacttattatgcATTTCACAAGActtgaaataaaaacattttggcACTGAAAACATTTTCAATCGGTAAAAAATTGCAATAACAATTTAAACATCATAGCTAATTAGAAATCTTTGGTCCATGATTGTTTCAATAATTTACATTTGGAATGTTATCACTTTTGTTTGAAATTACCAGCTAATTGAtacacttaattaattaaaaaggaatgttttgtaatgtcaaaataatagtctaactacaatttattgtttacttttaaaacaacCTCTTGGAAGACGCAAATAATATGCACATCAACgacagaaaataatttaaaaataattatattatgacCTGTTGTATCTaagtattaatatttacattttttttaaatacctagttACCTTAATTAAGAATATTCGAGtcaaagtgcgttttgacttgTCGCTCATTATAGGACGGACTTTTTTAAGTTTGAGGTGGCATTAAATATACCTAGTTAAATAGGTACTACTCCTAAGTAAATATACTGTTGaaatactataaagttttatTGTATAAAGATACTATCAAGATAAAATGCTCTCAGCATGCAGTCTATAACGCGTATAATAGAAAATTCTTTGGTTAGTCACAGTAATGAACGACAAGTCACTACTTATCGGTTTTGTCAACATTCCCAATGATACCACTGTCAACTTGAAACCGGATTCTTGGGCCAACACTTTGCTGGGACCCGGTCTTTCTCATGTTCTGCAATGACCCGGTTTTCAGCCTCACATTCTGTAATGACCCGCCAGGTTTCATGTTGCCATGTCTTCGGGGTGTTTCGTTTGACTCTTTCAGCGTCTTACTTCTAATAGAGATGTCAGTTGGCTCAGTTCTCAGCTCGTCTCCTGTCGCTCCGCTTACTGAGGGCCCTCTGCTCCCCGGAGTCCTGTCTACCTTCCCCCGAGGCCCGTAGGGAAGCCCCGAGGGTCTGCCCTGGATTCCCCCAGTGACACTTGGCTGAGCGCCGTTCGTGTGTTGCTGTAGCTGTACCCGTGACGCTCGTTCCATTTCTCTAAAAAGAATGGGGGACTAGTTAATTGGATTTAAAAACACGTTTCCATATATTTTATGAGAATgtaggtttgataggaaggcgaataggtatacctactttaGTGTAGTTGCTATGATAAAAGTCGCTAGTTTGAAataagaagtaggtacctacatcaatAGGTCATGCAATTTAGGtactttaaataattaatgCACAATTTATGAAGTTTGGTGCAGGAAAGGTGCGTGTGCGCAATAATAATGTGGAATAGGTAAACATGCTGCGATTGACGTAAGTATGCATGGTGACaggcagtaggtaggtataggtacATTCTATCAAGCAATTTATCATTAAAGTAGTCAGCTAGGTAATTGATTTGAAAAGGAAATGTTTTACAAGTCCCATAGTAACGGCCTGTAGGTTTATTTTGCAGAACAGATTGGTGATTTCATGCAAGAATTTTCCAGTCAAATCATGCAAATCTGAAGTGACGCGATTTCACAAAAATCCAATCCACCACCAAAGCTCCACCAGCGTAACAGCACCAATCGCAGCATATGCATCGCAGAGTATCGTCATGGGATACCTTCACGGGCGGACGTAGGACGCGATGGCAGAGGTTCGCTCTGTCTTCTTCACAGCCTGGCATGCGGGCGAGGAGGGATACGCACCGCTGGTGAGCCCAGATAGCCGCGCTAGGGGGCAGCACAGGGCGGCTGCGTACGCGGCGCGGTACTGCGCGTTCATTATCACGTAGATGATTGGGTTCACGCATGCGCTCGCGTACAGGAGCAGGTAGCCCGCGATGTGGAATACTGGAAGAAGATTATAATGTTGTTACAGAATTGGCATTTTGAGATACTATCGTAACCCTCGTCAAACCTTTAGAgataaaatctaaaataatcaacctttttgttctaaaatatACTTATAGAAATCTAGCATTATGGCATACACAACATTAATTCCATTAATTGTAACTAAGTGATTGCGTGTTTTGAACCGCAAACCAGAGGCCTTTTTCCTCCTAGCCCTAAATTGGATTGACGTCTTCAAGATAGCCATAGTAGGATCTATAGTTTAGGTACTCGGAAAACTTAATTTGAACTGCCAATAGTTCAGCACTCACCAGGATAATGCACATGACTGTCAGCGACTTTCGCGATAGTTATAGGCAGGTAGCATACAAGGAAAGACAGGAAGATGGCAAGCACCATCTTGGTGATCCTCCATTCGTTGCGCCTGGCCTTTGTTTCCCGGTTGTCCTTGACCGTGGACCGCTTGTCGTTGCTGTTGTTGAGGGAGCCAGGGCTGGCGTGCTGAGACCTTTGGTGCTCGCGCATTCTTTGTTCGGAGCTGGAAATTGATAAGGTTGAATTTAAGAATATGGTTGATTTTGTCGATATAGAGACATGTATTTAAGATATTCCATGAAATTAACACAATTTTCGTCGCGCTGATGTACTTTTTAATGGCTGATTTTATTAATCGACAATCTTCTTCGTCTATTGTCTGAGGTCAAAGGCCTGATGTCAGACTTATGAGCAATAATAGTTGTCTGAAATTCTCAATAAACAGTAAGGTTGCTTAACGTCCCTACAATATCCTAATTTTATACATTGGAATTAAACCCAGGTTTAGGAGTCAAGAGAGTTTAACTTTCTGTGATTCAGTGATTTCAGACAGTGATTCAGAAGTTAGAAAGTTGAACTATACAGGCAAAAAATTTCCAGTTACCTGTGAACAACCCAGAAGATCCTGGCGTAGCAGATGAAGATCAGCAGCGCAGGAACGATGAAGGCTATTACGAAGAGCGCAGTTTTGGAGGACCGGCCGTTGGCATCGGGCATTATGGAACACGTGCCCAGTTCCGGGTCGAAGTCGAATTTACCTAAAACCAAGAAAAAGATGATGTTTAATACTTGACGACTGTTTCAGGTGGAACGATATTATTGCGTAGGTACCTAACTTACCGTAcgctgcgtgatcgaatcagaaatgaggagatccgcaggagaaccaaagtgaccgacatagctcgcagaattgctaaaaccaagtggcagtggacggggcacatatctcgtagagacgatggccgttggggcagaaaagttctcgagtggcgaccacgggctggaagacgtagcgtgggcaggcctcctactaggtggaccgacgatctcgtaaaggtcgcgggaagagcctggatgcgggcagcgcaggactgtgcattgtggaaaaccttggaggaggcctttgtccagcagtggacgtcatttggctgaaacgaacgaacgaacgaacctaacTTAACTGTTAAAGATTTTGTATAATTTAGACCCACTTGAACTCTGGGATAAGTTTTTATTAGAAGCCTCTAATTTTACAGAATCAATGACAATGATAATAACGCAGCCATACTCTGCAGGTAGGTAATATAGACGGATTATAAGTACTaaggtaattttaactaaaagatTCAACAAATCTAAATCAGTGATACCTACTTTCTAAGTGAGCATTGTACGTGTCTAGGATGTCGCATTCTTCTGTTGTCGGTCTCAATACACAGTCTAAATTGAGGATGACATTTTGTATGTGTGGGAGTATAATATAGGCTAGCAACAGCCGTATTTTTGAGTCACGATACGGTCTCAGATTTGcagttaaaatgtttgttagcAATAAACTTTTATTGGCTAATACGTCTTCATTTAAAGCCCATAAAAGCCCTGGTCCAAAAATAGGGATTTGAACAAAATAAGGAAgtgtaactttttataagtTACATTTACCGACATTTGGGTTGTTAAAAGTACGTCATTTCGGCCCCGAATGCATTTTCATTTGGGTTTTACGTCGTAGTAACTCGTAGGTTCGTCTGCTGGGTATAGGTAATGGGAACGAAGGTTCTCTATAGAAATGTAGAGTTtttataagagtaggcgcacaccgttgatttttcgtcggccgatagtttagtcgggcagttgatcagtatgggcatgtatgggagtgcgcacactacgccgattcgatttgaccgattcttcatacaatttaaaatcgggcacaactatcggccaactaaaaatcaacggtgtgcgcctactctaaggctTACTTAGTTGCCAGTCACTTTCGCTACACATCTGTTTCTGTTGCTAACATTACACATTAGGTACTAGTAACATTCTATCTTCTGACGTCTTGCCTGAGCctgcatattattatcatcCAAAAATACGGAAACTCCACAGCTCAAAAGAGGAGATGTACTACAAAGGATAGTTACCTAGCTACAGTTCAAAATTCACTTACCCCAAATGCCAATGAGGGTGGGTATCTGCATCCCGTACGAGAAGAGCCACGAGAAGATAATCATGAGGGCTATGATGTGCTTGCGGTACACCCGCCCGTACCAGCTGTGGTGGGCGATCATAATGTACCTGGAGAAGACAAACGTGATTAAAATACACATTAATGTAACaaaaattaacataataatgatgactattaaaatacataaatatcgcTAGGGATTGCCAACCAATGTACTAATAAGTACTGCCTGAAAAAAGATCATGAAgaggaataaaataaatggtgCTAGAAACTTTGGATTCGTTTTAGCAGATTTTGAGTCACCGTCAGAATGGCTGGTTGCCTAGTTATGTTATTTAGCTGTGAGAGTTAAATTTATAATTGCTACATAGTTGCTTATATTTgcttcatataataaataattgctTAAATTAGAAGCTTAAATAACCTAATAAACATGTTAATGAAGCAAGTATGTAGCAATTATAGCCgctaaacattttaaaaactctGCATGATTTACGCTGAACTAAGAGCCGATCAGTGAATCTGACATCAGAATAGCTGGCCAAAAAAATTGACGAATTATTATAAATCTATAAAATGTAGCAAAATATTTAATGTATGTTAAGCAATTATAAGCAATTGTGTAGCAATTTTTAATTCAACTTTCACAGCTAAATGACATAGGCAACCAGCCGCTCTGACGGTGACGATTTTGAGCTAATAAGAATCAGTATTGCTTAATTGCCGGCGTCAAATTCCACAACTGGTTGTTATTGCACCAAACATTCGCTTGTCAGTTAATTTAACAAAGCAATTTGGTCATTCATCCATGTAAATTTTACCAAGGACGCTGTCTGTATAACAATGCAAATCATTGGTTTCGGTGATACTTACCTATTCAGCTCTAATGTGTCAATCTTTGTGGCTTTACTTCGTGACGGTTCcagcattttttattatttaagagcTAGGTACTTACAACTAAATGTGGCTTACAAAAGGGATAACAAATTAATGTTAGTTGTGCACAATAccaatttcaattcaatttcaatgtAACAACATCTGATTCAAATTGGATTTGTTCTTATCAAACGCTACAATTAatcaaatctaaaataattGGACACGTCTCCGTCGGATTACACGGTATTTCTGCAATTCCATTAGGCAAAATCCGTTGTAACAATATTGAATAACGATTCTGGTTTGGAAAAGGATTTGCTGGGCGAAAACTTTGTTGGCGGTTGGAGGATTCGATTGTTCGCAAATTCGCAATGAGCGCAGTGGACTGAATCGGGGACTGTGTGACCGTCAATTGATACAGTTTGTGATAATTATGGCAAATgtatacagtcgacagcacatcagactatacacatttttgtgtgaaaatagcacctattactaTTGTTATAAGATCCCAAAGTTTAGGTTTATGTGATGTCGTTAGTACAGTCGAATAAATGAACATTAAGAACGATTTGATTAGaaattattaggtacttatgtaTGAGTAAGTAATAAGATTATTATACTAATGATGAAAGATCGAAGATATAAAATATGCCTAAGTGGCTGCTATTATTCCTAATTATCATCAGCCTCTGGCAATTTCAGGCCCTTTATGATTGCTTAACATGATTAACTTTTAAGATGTTTTCTGTTTCAGAATAGGTATTTGGTTTCTCAGAAACATGATATACCTATTAGGTAGCTACTCTGTTCCTATTTGCCATGCTCATTAAGATACCTCTTGAGAAGCTATTCTATTATTAATCACGTCTTAATTGGCATTAAATAACGCTCCTAAAAGGTGCCagatttgtaattaatttgctTTAAGATTCCTCATCCTCGGTAAGTTGTAGACGGAAAAATATCGCTTAATTATCATCAACTTATGACTTTGATTATGTAATCCCAAGATTCTCTTTTGAAAAGATACTCATAAATAAACTATGGATGCGTGCAGCACAGGAcggatcgttgtggaaattcttgttAGAGGCCATTATCCAGCTGTGGTTGTCATTTCGCTGAAATGACGACGACTTATATTATATGACTGAAGGTTATACTTAGGCAAGTATAACCTTCAGTGACCTGTATTAATACACACTGGACTGGCTGCTGCCATAATATTTCTGTGCCTATTTGAGTTTCGCCATTTTGGCGCTGTAGGCCATACTGTAGGCAGATACGATTGTCCATGGAACTAATATTAGTGATGGCGTCCAAAGTAGCTTACTTACTCCTTgcgatgtaggtaggtacgtcaAAATTAGTATTCGGGTCAATCGTAGTGGCGCTTCAAATTGTCACTCAAAATTAGCTGCCTGTCCAGTGTGTAATAGGTAATACAGGTCAGTGATAACCTCCCAAAAGTACGATAAACTATACATACCTGTTCAATGTAATGAGGGCGATGCTCAGAAGTGACACTCCAACGTTTCCGTACCGCAAGAACGGCACCAGCTGGCACAAGGCACCCCCATGGGACCAGGTCCTCGTCCAGAAGCCGGATATGGCGAATGGGAGCACCATGGCGCAGAATAGGAAGTCGGCTATACACAGACTGGAATAAACAATGGGCGCGTTAGAGTGTGTCAGATTAACTGTTAAGTAACCGTTATGTCATGTGATGATTCAGTTTTATGCGTAACTTAAAGACAGATTGTATTTTTTCAATGAGCCTTGTGTTCAGGTTGTCTTGAGACATTTTTCTTATTATAAACCCTTATAAGTAAGTGAAAGAATCTCGGGGACAACAATATTGAGCTGTTTCTAAGAATATCCGTGAAATGATTAAGTATTTTATACACAGAGAGCTTCTTTTTCTTGGGTTATTCTCGTATTTATTCTTAACTCAACATCCATGTTAAAGAAAACTTATTATTTCGTGTTCTGTGTGTTATCATTACTGTGACTGTGATgggatttatttaatttggttGTCTGTCAGTTAGTTGCGCAAATTAAATACGTCTGCAATTTAGTCATTGATGTAATAAGTAGTTGCATAAATGGACAATCTACATTCCGTTGGTAACGGTGGCCTGCGTACGCCGTGTTATCGTTAAAGGTAAAAATATTCTATTGTTCACGGATCGCAGAGTCAATGTTTGACGAACAATTAAATGTTatactttataaaaataggAAAGTAAGTAAACACGGTAATTATAGAGACAGCtcattaatttcaatttatagATAAGTTGGTTCCTAAATAAAGACCAAGCATTTGACGCGTAGATCAAATTGCTTTAATTAAATGCTTGTGTTAAACTTGTATTTTCGATACTGGCGTCTTGCGtagttgtattattttttagcaaaaaaaaaatacattataactaGGTACAATGTAACAAGAGAGCACCTTTCTACACACAAAATTATgcaatttgaagaaaatattttacctgATGATAAAAGCAGCAGCTACGTTTCTAACTTTGGGACATTTCAGCAGGGCCACCACTGTCAGCAGGTTGCCGAAGAGACCGATGACCATGATGAAGCCAGTCACCACAGCGGCGAACGTCAGCAGGCCTGGTGAAAACCTGGTGAggaaaataatgaaatactaATCAGAATGaggaaaatcaaataaaatagcaAATAAAGGCAATCAAgggaacaaaattaaatgaaagcatcaagaaattaataaagaaatgtAGTAAGTAAGTAGATGAAATTGTTGAAGTTAACCCAGagtatgaaataaaattgttgaaGTATTAACACAGAGATCTAGTTACGAAACTTGTTGAATTGGAgcagaaatttatttttataaaatttaataactttaagatttttgtagactatttagattttaatttaaaatgtaaacacAGTGAACGAAAATATCGCTATTGTCGTTAAAACTGATTTCAACATTAATACGAAAGCAATTTCGGCGGCAAATACACAATTGGAAATTCCAAATAGAGCCAAACAAATGCACGAATGCAAATTCAATGGGACTTTATGGTACTATCCACCAGTATTATTTTACGAAATATGCTCGATTGTAAGAAATGAATGCCACAAATGCTAAATAGGGCTACCAAAGGGAAGTACCAAGATCCCTAAATGTGGCCCGAATAAAAGACAGGAAGATCCGTGAAAGGCCTCAGTAAGGCATTGTTGagcttcaaaattatttattttatacgacTTGCCCTGCGAAGAAATGTAGGGCTTGAATCTCTTTAATATTGACCTACGTACGTACTTGTTTGTTCAAAGTTCCTTTTGAATTACAAGATTCGATTCTACTGATTCTAAAAATGATTTGAGGGTACAAGTGTGaatattgaatttcaatattttgagATTGTGCAGTTTTAAACCAAACTTATCTGTTGAAGTTTTTAAGGGTTTCagttaatatacagggtggaaacgttaagtgatctcactcgattatttcgaaactatacaagatatcgaaaaactgattactgattctgaaagtgctttacaaactctttcaaacggtaccaataataggttacagaataaactggatctatccgaaaattcaatgtttccagcttccatacatttattaaaaacacataacattaaaaactatacaagatattcaaaaactggttactgatccttaaagtgcttcacgagctctatccaacggtaccaataataggttacaaaataaactggatccattggaaaattcaatgtttccagcttccatacatttagtacagccacagtcatggcactcatgtcttgttaatattataggaagtaaagcctaaaaccaaagttttcaaagaataattttatataagaatgcaatttacgagttcattttaagtgtttattatttaatcaaaaaaaaaatgatacttccaATTTtctttggctggcatacatttagtgtg
This genomic stretch from Ostrinia nubilalis chromosome 14, ilOstNubi1.1, whole genome shotgun sequence harbors:
- the LOC135078008 gene encoding G-protein coupled receptor moody-like isoform X1, whose protein sequence is MADFFNISEEINPSVDPGVEPSELSKFSPGLLTFAAVVTGFIMVIGLFGNLLTVVALLKCPKVRNVAAAFIISLCIADFLFCAMVLPFAISGFWTRTWSHGGALCQLVPFLRYGNVGVSLLSIALITLNRYIMIAHHSWYGRVYRKHIIALMIIFSWLFSYGMQIPTLIGIWGKFDFDPELGTCSIMPDANGRSSKTALFVIAFIVPALLIFICYARIFWVVHSSEQRMREHQRSQHASPGSLNNSNDKRSTVKDNRETKARRNEWRITKMVLAIFLSFLVCYLPITIAKVADSHVHYPVFHIAGYLLLYASACVNPIIYVIMNAQYRAAYAAALCCPLARLSGLTSEMERASRVQLQQHTNGAQPSVTGGIQGRPSGLPYGPRGKVDRTPGSRGPSVSGATGDELRTEPTDISIRSKTLKESNETPRRHGNMKPGGSLQNVRLKTGSLQNMRKTGSQQSVGPRIRFQVDSGIIGNVDKTDK
- the LOC135078008 gene encoding G-protein coupled receptor moody-like isoform X2 — its product is MADFFNISEEINPSVDPGVEPSELSKFSPGLLTFAAVVTGFIMVIGLFGNLLTVVALLKCPKVRNVAAAFIISLCIADFLFCAMVLPFAISGFWTRTWSHGGALCQLVPFLRYGNVGVSLLSIALITLNRYIMIAHHSWYGRVYRKHIIALMIIFSWLFSYGMQIPTLIGIWGKFDFDPELGTCSIMPDANGRSSKTALFVIAFIVPALLIFICYARIFWVVHSSEQRMREHQRSQHASPGSLNNSNDKRSTVKDNRETKARRNEWRITKMVLAIFLSFLVCYLPITIAKVADSHVHYPVFHIAGYLLLYASACVNPIIYVIMNAQYRAAYAAALCCPLARLSGLTSGAYPSSPACQAVKKTERTSAIASYVRP